In one Lycium barbarum isolate Lr01 chromosome 7, ASM1917538v2, whole genome shotgun sequence genomic region, the following are encoded:
- the LOC132603082 gene encoding uncharacterized protein LOC132603082 — protein MPLRKKKKVSTLLGAAGEGTSREPPVELGHSESQSATPSHATSIPPVAEEHEEVSTPAPVHPFPPPVASSQQVTEAIHLLTQLVAAQAQRQNVSSSDQSDSTRARDFMSLKPPEFFGSKPDEDPQGFNDEMLRTLKIIHASETESVELASYRLRDVAVLWYNNWVLSRGKNAPPPVWQEFVDAFIRHYLPPEVRRARADKFLNLKQGSMSAREYSLQFNSLARYAPTMVADMGDRVHRFVSGLGPHLFKDCLTASLQAGMDIARIQAHAQNLEGQQPLQRGDRDVDRRQKKRARSMGASSEYKGGSRQNYSSHSGQSVTSVPPRVASQGSDFSSHPGPDQSFIESGSRYRGDYSQRRPSAPRCSQCGRLHSGRCLQGSDACYACGQVWAHDERLPIDEWWSWDSAHWISGRFFFGAPRRPDSPDSSRSRQSRGGASTSGATNPRIYALAERQDPESYPDVVTGNDVTLGEGK, from the exons ATGCctttgagaaagaagaagaaagtcagcACATTACTAGGCGCTGCGGGAGAAGGCACCAGCCGAGAGCCCCCGGTTGAACTAGGACATAGTGAGTCTCAGAGTGCCACTCCCTCACATGCTACTTCTATTCCTCCAGTAGCAGAAGAGCATGAAGAAGTCTCCACTCCAGCTCCAGTGCATCCattccctccaccggttgcttcgagtcaacaagtgaccgaggctatccatttactgacacagttggttgccgcccaggcacagcggcagaatgtgagttcaagtgatcagtCAGATAGtaccagagctcgtgattttatgagtctgaagcctccggagtttttcgggtcaaagccggatgaagacccgcaaggttttaatgatgagatgttgaggacattgaaaattattcatgcctccgagaccgaatccgtggagttggcctcttatagactccgggacgtggcagtgttatggtataacaactgggtgcTGTCAAGAGGAAAGAATGCGCCTCCGcctgtatggcaggaatttgtggatgcttttattcgtcactacttgccgcccgaggtccgccgagctagagcggacaagttcttgaatctaaagcaaggaagcatgagtgctcgagagtatagcctacaatttaattccttggcccggtatgccccgactatggtggccgacatgggggatcgtgtgcatagatttgtgagtggtttggggccacacttatTCAAAGACTGTCTGACAGCCTCGTTGCAAgcagggatggacattgcccgtatacaagctcatgctcagaatctagAAGGACAGCAACCTCTGCAAAGGGGTGACCGGGATGTTGATCGAAGGCAAAAgaagagggctagatcgatgggagcaaGCAGTGAATATAAAGGGGGATCAAGGCAAAACTATTCTAGTCACTCAGGTCAATCGgtgactagtgtacctccacgagttgcaaGCCAGGGGTCCGATttctctagtcatcccggaccggatcagagttttatagagtcgggctctcggtataggggagattatagccagaggagaccctcagcaccgcggtgcagtcagtgcggtagactacattccggacggtgtctccagggatcagatgcttgttacgcctgtggccaggtttgggcacatgatgagagattgcccatcgatgagtggtggagttgggactcagcccactggatcagcggccggttcttcttcggtgcgcccaGGAGGCCAGACTCCCCCGATTCCAGCAGGTCCAGGCAgagcagagggggagcatctacttcaggtgccactaatccccgtatatatgctctagcggagcgacaggatccagagtcataccccgatgtcgtcacag gtaacgacgtgacattgggggagggcaagtga